The Streptomyces phaeolivaceus genome has a window encoding:
- a CDS encoding molybdopterin oxidoreductase family protein, protein MTERADGVRTHCPYCALQCGTVLRPDRGGPAPLAVSGWPEFPVNRGALCGKGQHAVDLLDPAGRLATPLVRDGRGTPLRPAGWDEALRRVVEGVRATQTAHGRDAVGVFGGGGLTNEKAYLLGKFARVALRTSAIDYNGRFCMSSAAAAVNRAFGLDRGLPFPLADIAGTDCVLLVGANPADTMPPALRDFTRLAERGGRLIVVDPRRTRTAARADLHLRPLPGTDLALALGMLHIALAEGHVDEDFVAARTTGFEAVRATAMEYWPARVEGLTGVPAHQIRDAVRMFAQAPTGMVLTARGSEQHSKGTDTVHGWINLCLALGKAGRPYSGYGCLTGQGNGQGGREHGQKADQLPGYRSLTDPEARAHIARVWGIDPGELPGPGTSAYEMLDTAGTPGGVRALLVMGSNPVVSAPHAGHVERRLRALDLLVVADVVRSETAELADVVLPSAQWAEETGTLTNLEGRVILRHKAVEPPAQVRTDLEILSALAARLGRTEGFPADPRLVFEELRAASTGGRADYAGISYERISAEKGVFWPCPADEHPGTPRLFLDSFATPDGRARMVPVHHRPTAEPTDERYPLNLVTGRVLAHYQSGAQTRRVAAARAAAPEPYVEIHPATADRLGVAEGEPVTVTSRRGTVVAPARLTTDIRPDVVFMPFHWSGPGRVNTVTNPALDPVSRMPEFKVCAVHVAPVAAPRSRPPGRPCAATAVQAL, encoded by the coding sequence ATGACCGAGCGGGCCGACGGCGTCCGTACGCACTGCCCGTACTGCGCCCTGCAGTGCGGGACGGTGCTACGGCCCGACAGGGGCGGACCGGCACCGCTCGCGGTGTCCGGGTGGCCGGAGTTCCCGGTCAACCGGGGTGCGCTGTGCGGCAAGGGACAGCACGCCGTCGACCTGCTGGACCCGGCCGGCCGGCTCGCCACACCCCTGGTCCGCGACGGCCGGGGCACACCGCTGCGGCCCGCCGGCTGGGACGAGGCGCTCCGGCGCGTGGTCGAGGGCGTCCGCGCGACGCAGACCGCGCACGGCCGGGACGCCGTCGGGGTGTTCGGCGGCGGCGGACTGACCAACGAGAAGGCGTATCTGCTGGGCAAGTTCGCCCGGGTCGCGCTCCGCACGTCGGCGATCGACTACAACGGCCGGTTCTGCATGTCGTCCGCGGCCGCCGCCGTCAACCGAGCCTTCGGCCTGGACCGGGGCTTACCGTTCCCGCTCGCCGACATCGCCGGCACCGACTGTGTCCTGCTGGTCGGCGCCAACCCGGCCGACACCATGCCGCCCGCCCTGCGCGATTTCACCCGGCTCGCTGAGCGGGGCGGGCGGCTGATCGTGGTGGACCCGCGCCGCACCCGCACCGCCGCACGGGCCGACCTGCACCTGCGCCCCCTGCCCGGCACCGACCTCGCCCTGGCTCTCGGCATGCTGCACATCGCCCTGGCCGAGGGCCATGTCGACGAGGACTTCGTCGCCGCCCGCACCACGGGCTTCGAGGCCGTGCGCGCCACCGCCATGGAGTACTGGCCGGCCCGCGTCGAAGGCCTCACCGGCGTCCCCGCCCACCAGATACGCGACGCCGTACGGATGTTCGCGCAGGCGCCCACCGGGATGGTGCTCACGGCCCGGGGCAGCGAGCAGCACAGCAAGGGCACCGACACCGTGCACGGCTGGATCAACCTCTGTCTGGCCCTGGGCAAGGCGGGCAGACCGTACAGCGGATACGGCTGCCTCACCGGCCAGGGCAACGGACAGGGCGGGCGCGAGCACGGACAGAAGGCCGACCAACTGCCCGGCTACCGCAGCCTGACCGACCCGGAGGCCCGCGCGCACATCGCCCGCGTCTGGGGCATCGACCCCGGGGAACTGCCCGGACCCGGCACCTCGGCCTACGAGATGCTCGACACCGCCGGCACCCCCGGCGGGGTCCGGGCCCTGCTGGTCATGGGCTCCAACCCGGTCGTGTCGGCCCCGCACGCCGGTCATGTCGAGCGCCGGCTGCGCGCGCTGGACCTGCTGGTGGTCGCGGACGTCGTACGGTCCGAGACGGCCGAACTCGCCGATGTCGTCCTGCCGTCGGCCCAGTGGGCGGAGGAGACCGGCACCCTGACCAATCTGGAGGGCAGGGTGATCCTGCGCCACAAGGCCGTCGAGCCGCCCGCCCAGGTGCGCACCGATCTGGAGATCCTCTCCGCCCTCGCCGCCCGGCTGGGCCGCACCGAGGGCTTCCCCGCCGACCCGCGCCTCGTCTTCGAGGAACTGCGGGCCGCGTCGACCGGCGGCCGGGCCGACTACGCGGGCATCAGCTACGAACGGATCAGCGCGGAGAAAGGGGTGTTCTGGCCGTGCCCCGCCGACGAACACCCCGGAACACCCCGGCTGTTCCTGGACTCCTTCGCGACACCCGACGGCCGGGCCCGCATGGTGCCGGTCCACCACCGGCCCACGGCCGAGCCCACCGACGAGCGGTATCCGCTGAACCTGGTCACCGGGCGGGTGCTGGCCCACTACCAGAGCGGGGCGCAGACCCGCCGGGTCGCCGCGGCACGCGCCGCCGCGCCGGAGCCGTACGTCGAGATCCACCCCGCGACCGCCGACCGGCTCGGCGTGGCGGAGGGCGAGCCGGTGACGGTGACCAGCAGACGGGGCACGGTCGTCGCCCCGGCGAGGCTGACGACGGACATCCGCCCCGACGTGGTGTTCATGCCCTTCCACTGGTCCGGTCCGGGCCGGGTCAACACGGTCACCAACCCCGCGCTCGACCCGGTCTCGCGCATGCCCGAGTTCAAGGTGTGCGCCGTACACGTGGCACCGGTGGCCGCGCCCCGTTCCCGCCCGCCGGGACGGCCGTGTGCGGCGACCGCCGTACAAGCCCTTTGA
- a CDS encoding PP2C family protein-serine/threonine phosphatase has translation MPHRRTASSSGTGELLHKLEDLTGRVLDRVKFQQARVELATELQRQVLAARLPVLPSLHAAGRYAPARAGLDIGGDWYDGFTMPDGSVGFAIGDVQGHDVEAAALMGQVRICLRAVATATTDPAEVLRRTNDLLVSMDSGLFVTCSFLRFDPVTSELAEARAGHVPAVWAGADGRCDIVLNDGGLPLGIQCGETYPSTRRQLTGVGVFVLLTDGVVEGPGHPIEEGLERVASLARDAWRGAPDELAGRIVKVADHTGHRDDAAVLVLRYGGLQPQRQDEG, from the coding sequence GTGCCTCACCGACGCACCGCTTCGTCCAGTGGCACCGGGGAGCTGCTGCACAAGCTGGAGGATCTGACCGGGCGAGTGCTGGACCGGGTCAAGTTCCAGCAGGCCCGGGTGGAGCTCGCCACCGAGCTCCAGCGTCAGGTGCTCGCCGCCCGGCTGCCGGTCCTGCCCTCCCTGCACGCCGCGGGACGGTACGCGCCCGCGCGGGCGGGGCTGGACATCGGAGGCGACTGGTACGACGGCTTCACCATGCCGGACGGCTCCGTGGGATTCGCGATCGGCGACGTGCAGGGTCACGATGTAGAGGCGGCGGCTCTCATGGGGCAGGTGCGCATCTGTCTGCGGGCCGTCGCGACCGCCACCACCGATCCGGCCGAGGTGCTCCGACGCACCAACGATCTGCTGGTCTCCATGGACTCGGGACTGTTCGTGACCTGCTCTTTCCTCCGCTTCGACCCGGTCACGAGCGAGCTGGCCGAGGCCCGTGCCGGACACGTCCCCGCCGTGTGGGCCGGGGCGGACGGCCGCTGCGACATCGTGCTGAACGACGGTGGTCTGCCGCTGGGTATCCAGTGCGGTGAGACCTATCCGTCGACCCGTCGGCAGCTGACCGGCGTGGGTGTGTTCGTGCTGCTCACCGACGGGGTGGTGGAAGGCCCTGGCCACCCGATCGAGGAAGGTCTCGAACGGGTGGCCTCCCTCGCCCGCGACGCCTGGCGTGGCGCCCCCGACGAGCTGGCCGGGAGAATAGTCAAGGTGGCGGATCACACCGGCCACCGCGACGATGCCGCCGTACTCGTCCTCCGATACGGAGGGCTTCAGCCGCAGCGGCAGGACGAAGGGTGA
- a CDS encoding MASE1 domain-containing protein, whose translation MTDEARGQRLRPYVTQGLRLAAVVAAYYLTGRIGLQQELVRGQVTSFWPPTGIALVALLWWGLRVWPGIALGAFLVNVGLGPSILPVLAITVGNTLAPVCACLLLRGVRFRTALDRLRDALALVFLGALSGMLVSATVGTGALAISGALAAHEFWSTWAVWWTGDAMGVLVIAPFLLAVRITRLPRGVPVLRWAEAVALLGGTTAVTMVATHSTINLLFLVGPFLIWAAFRFQLAGAAPCALVASVIAVGAGSAGVGPFSGHELLAQMIILQTFNGTVSLTALVLSAFITERKRTLREIEEACERLTEALSRLAPEEPLDRWRSRPEEHDHRNGHRP comes from the coding sequence ATGACCGACGAGGCCCGTGGGCAGCGGCTCCGGCCGTACGTCACCCAGGGCCTGCGGCTGGCTGCCGTAGTGGCCGCCTACTACCTCACCGGCAGGATCGGGCTCCAGCAGGAGCTGGTGCGAGGGCAGGTCACGTCGTTCTGGCCGCCCACCGGCATCGCGCTCGTCGCTCTGCTGTGGTGGGGACTGCGGGTGTGGCCGGGAATCGCGCTCGGAGCGTTCCTGGTGAACGTGGGACTCGGACCGTCGATCCTTCCCGTGCTCGCCATCACGGTCGGCAACACGCTCGCTCCGGTGTGCGCCTGCCTTCTCCTGCGGGGTGTGCGATTCCGAACCGCCCTCGACCGGCTGCGGGACGCTCTGGCGCTGGTCTTCCTCGGGGCCCTGAGCGGGATGCTGGTCAGCGCCACGGTCGGCACGGGAGCGCTGGCGATCTCCGGCGCGCTGGCGGCCCATGAATTCTGGTCCACCTGGGCGGTGTGGTGGACGGGCGACGCGATGGGAGTACTGGTGATCGCGCCGTTCCTGCTGGCCGTACGGATCACACGGCTGCCTCGCGGCGTACCCGTCCTGCGCTGGGCCGAGGCGGTGGCCCTGCTGGGCGGGACGACGGCGGTCACCATGGTGGCCACCCACAGCACGATCAACCTCCTCTTCCTCGTCGGGCCCTTCCTGATCTGGGCGGCGTTCCGCTTCCAGCTGGCCGGAGCCGCTCCCTGCGCGCTGGTCGCCTCCGTGATCGCCGTCGGCGCGGGGTCCGCCGGGGTGGGCCCGTTCTCCGGCCACGAACTCCTGGCCCAGATGATCATCCTGCAGACCTTCAACGGCACCGTGTCACTGACCGCCCTCGTGCTCTCGGCCTTCATCACCGAGCGCAAACGCACCCTCCGGGAAATCGAGGAGGCTTGCGAGCGCCTGACGGAAGCGTTGTCCCGGCTCGCCCCGGAAGAGCCGCTCGATCGGTGGCGGTCCCGGCCGGAGGAACACGATCACCGGAACGGACACCGTCCATAG
- a CDS encoding FAD-dependent oxidoreductase yields the protein MSDRLVLVGHGMVGHTLLTALDARGALRDRRVTVVAEEDVPPYDRIQLSRYFRESDPDDRLFRRTGPAGLLLGDPGFGDRTGVRTQLGDPAVAIDRRRRRVTTAAGRVLDYDTLVLATGARPLVPPVPGADATGCFTYRTAADVRALRAHCDAARAGVGVGAGMGVGAVIGGGLLGLEAAGALRALGMTVHVVEFSPWLMPRQLDEYGGWMLRRHIEDLGITVHPGTRLTAVETDAHDRTTGVRLQPPDGAPPVAIAADVVVFAAGVRPRDELARSCGLAVGERGGVVVDETCRTRDEHIYAVGDCALTPDGRAHGLLAPGNAMAQVVADRLAGGTRTFTGWDTATRLKLLGVVVASLGDQPQETAPGAYEATHLDTRAGVYRSLRVSGEGRLLGGTFVGDSSGYTALRPLVGSGRPLPAPVEELVVPGPLQGRSAAVGPLPDETVICHCHNVPAGTVRSAARNGCADLAAVRHRTRAGSGCGSCAETVAALLGEALPAAASDPGPDLGPDPGAVAPTVTGSPV from the coding sequence ATGAGTGACCGCTTGGTCCTGGTCGGCCACGGCATGGTCGGCCACACCCTGCTCACGGCCCTCGACGCCCGCGGCGCGCTGCGGGACCGCCGGGTCACGGTGGTCGCCGAAGAGGACGTACCCCCCTACGACCGCATCCAACTGTCCCGGTACTTCCGCGAGTCGGACCCGGACGACCGCCTCTTCCGGCGCACCGGCCCCGCAGGACTGCTGCTGGGCGACCCCGGCTTCGGCGACCGCACGGGCGTCCGCACCCAGCTCGGGGACCCGGCCGTCGCGATCGACCGCCGCCGACGCCGGGTGACCACGGCCGCCGGCCGCGTCCTCGACTACGACACCCTGGTCCTCGCCACCGGCGCCCGCCCCCTCGTCCCGCCCGTCCCCGGGGCTGACGCCACCGGCTGCTTCACCTACCGGACGGCCGCGGACGTACGGGCCCTCCGCGCGCACTGCGACGCGGCGCGTGCGGGCGTCGGTGTGGGAGCGGGCATGGGAGTGGGCGCGGTGATCGGCGGCGGGCTGCTGGGCCTGGAGGCCGCAGGCGCGCTACGGGCGCTCGGGATGACGGTCCATGTCGTCGAGTTCTCCCCCTGGCTGATGCCCCGTCAACTAGACGAGTACGGCGGCTGGATGCTCCGTCGCCACATCGAGGACCTCGGCATCACCGTCCACCCGGGCACCCGGCTCACCGCCGTCGAGACCGACGCGCACGACCGGACCACCGGCGTACGGCTCCAACCGCCCGACGGCGCCCCGCCCGTCGCCATCGCGGCCGACGTGGTGGTGTTCGCGGCGGGAGTACGCCCCCGCGACGAACTCGCCCGGTCCTGCGGACTCGCAGTGGGGGAGCGGGGCGGCGTCGTCGTCGACGAGACGTGCCGCACACGGGACGAGCACATCTACGCCGTCGGGGACTGCGCGCTCACTCCTGACGGACGCGCCCACGGACTGCTGGCCCCCGGCAACGCCATGGCCCAGGTGGTCGCCGACCGACTCGCCGGCGGCACCCGGACCTTCACCGGATGGGACACGGCGACCCGGCTGAAGCTGCTCGGTGTGGTGGTCGCCTCGCTCGGCGACCAGCCGCAGGAGACGGCGCCCGGCGCGTACGAGGCCACCCACCTCGACACCCGGGCCGGGGTGTACCGCAGCCTCCGTGTGTCGGGCGAGGGTCGGCTGCTCGGCGGTACGTTCGTGGGGGACTCCTCCGGATACACGGCGCTGCGCCCCCTCGTGGGCAGCGGCCGGCCACTGCCCGCCCCCGTCGAGGAACTCGTCGTCCCTGGGCCGCTGCAGGGCCGGTCGGCGGCCGTCGGACCGCTCCCCGACGAGACGGTGATCTGCCACTGCCACAACGTCCCGGCGGGCACGGTCCGCTCCGCCGCCCGGAACGGCTGCGCCGACCTGGCGGCGGTACGCCACCGCACCCGCGCCGGCAGCGGCTGCGGAAGCTGCGCGGAGACCGTCGCCGCACTGCTCGGCGAAGCGCTCCCCGCAGCCGCGTCCGATCCCGGCCCGGATCTGGGCCCGGATCCGGGCGCGGTCGCGCCGACGGTGACGGGGAGCCCGGTGTGA
- a CDS encoding NAD(P)/FAD-dependent oxidoreductase: protein MGRPVAREDGAARRVLVVGCGMAGARFVTRLAALSPDVRITVLDGEDRPAYNRTLLTGVLAGHHRPDDIALPLPPGIDLRTGVRVVAVRRATRTVVDSTGFEHPYGALVLATGSRPHHPWPRTRPTPGEHHLHTLDDCRHLTTDRADARTRAVVVGGGLLGVETALTLAARTHPVTLVHRGPHLLHRRLDGRAGALLRGVLEDAGVTVRTGTPATAPARGPGPSRVPLGDGDSVAADLVVVACGTRPRVELARAAGLPVAAGVVVDDTLASVGDPSVYAVGDCAEHRGVVHDTAVPAWQQAEVLAARLSGHDPHARFTGARTLTRLIAGDVDLAVFGEATTGIGTVHRGGARTDVLSVLDDRRRVYKKIVTRDDHVVGGILLGDLSTVDTVRRAYESTRRLPPDRLHLVSALGGDG, encoded by the coding sequence GTGGGAAGGCCTGTGGCACGGGAAGACGGCGCCGCGCGTCGCGTTCTCGTCGTCGGCTGTGGCATGGCGGGAGCGCGATTCGTCACTCGGCTGGCGGCCCTGAGCCCCGACGTCCGGATCACCGTCCTCGACGGTGAGGACCGCCCCGCCTACAACCGCACGCTCCTGACCGGCGTCCTCGCCGGACACCACCGCCCCGACGACATCGCCCTGCCCCTGCCGCCCGGCATCGACCTGCGGACCGGCGTCCGTGTCGTCGCCGTGCGCCGCGCCACCCGCACGGTCGTCGACTCCACCGGCTTCGAACACCCTTACGGCGCGCTGGTCCTGGCTACCGGCAGCCGACCCCACCACCCCTGGCCCCGGACACGGCCGACCCCGGGCGAACACCACCTCCACACCCTCGACGACTGCCGGCACCTCACCACCGACCGCGCCGACGCCCGCACCCGCGCGGTCGTCGTCGGCGGCGGTCTGCTGGGCGTGGAGACCGCCCTCACCCTCGCCGCCCGTACCCACCCGGTGACCCTCGTCCACCGCGGCCCCCACCTGCTCCATCGTCGCCTCGACGGCAGGGCCGGCGCGCTGCTGCGCGGTGTCCTGGAGGACGCGGGCGTCACCGTACGCACGGGAACACCCGCGACGGCCCCGGCCCGAGGCCCCGGGCCCAGCAGGGTGCCGCTCGGGGACGGGGACTCGGTCGCCGCCGACCTCGTCGTGGTCGCCTGCGGCACCCGGCCGCGCGTCGAACTGGCGCGCGCGGCCGGACTCCCGGTCGCGGCGGGGGTGGTGGTCGACGACACGCTGGCCAGCGTCGGCGATCCCAGCGTGTACGCGGTCGGCGACTGTGCGGAGCACCGAGGCGTCGTGCACGACACGGCCGTACCGGCCTGGCAGCAGGCCGAGGTGCTCGCCGCGCGGCTGTCCGGGCACGACCCGCACGCCCGGTTCACGGGCGCCCGCACCCTCACCCGGCTCATCGCGGGAGACGTCGACCTCGCGGTTTTCGGCGAGGCCACGACCGGCATCGGCACCGTCCACCGGGGCGGGGCCAGGACCGATGTGCTCTCCGTCCTCGACGACCGACGGCGCGTCTACAAGAAGATCGTCACCCGGGACGACCACGTCGTCGGCGGCATCCTGCTCGGCGATCTGTCCACCGTCGACACGGTCCGCCGGGCCTACGAGTCGACCCGGCGCCTGCCCCCGGACCGCCTCCACCTGGTCTCGGCCCTCGGAGGGGACGGATGA
- the pabB gene encoding aminodeoxychorismate synthase component I produces MRTLLVDNYDSYTYNLFQLVAQVNGAEPVVVHNDSPECATLDLNDFDNVVISPGPGDPTRPKDFGACAPIIESARLPVLGVCLGHQGIAAGSGARIVRAPAARHGHLTAVRHDGRELFHGIPQDFTAVRYHSLCVREPLPPELEATAWAEDGVLMGLRHRTRPLWGVQFHPESVATEFGFELLGNFRDLTERFHHERGSTQRSTRGATLRRTPVRSGSHLAPVETATRPAPRPVEPRPYRLHSRIMESAVETEAAFTRLFADSTHAFWLDSSLIDPRLSRFSFLGDASGPLSEIVRYRVGDGAVEVTAAGGQPQRVEGTVFDYLQTALRARRVENPALPVDFSCGYVGYFGYELKADCGATAKHTSPTPDAYWIFADRLIAVDHQQGATYLLALSDGSPRSDRDATVWLERTAAVLAALPRPRPTPVPDQQAVDNALLEPALVRDRAQYLADIATCKQELLAGESYEICLTNAVQAPRPADGLRYYRSLRRSNPAPYAAYLRLGDMEIACSSPERFLRITRDGMVETKPIKGTARRGADEAEDARLRRELTTSAKVRAENLMIVDLLRNDLGRVCEVGSVTVPRLMRTETYATVHQLVSTIRGRLRADADALDCVRACFPGGSMTGAPKLRTLDIIDSLETQARGVYSGAIGFLSCNGTADLNIVIRTAVLTEEGLHAGAGGAIVLDSDLVEEYEEMLLKAATSLRVLLAGTSGQDAAPTADRVAPARAAEGGLR; encoded by the coding sequence ATGCGAACCCTGCTCGTCGACAACTACGACTCGTACACCTACAACCTCTTCCAGCTGGTCGCGCAGGTGAACGGCGCCGAACCCGTGGTCGTGCACAACGACTCACCGGAGTGCGCGACGCTCGACCTGAACGACTTCGACAACGTGGTGATCTCTCCCGGGCCGGGCGATCCCACCCGGCCGAAGGACTTCGGCGCCTGCGCGCCGATCATCGAATCCGCCCGGCTGCCCGTGCTCGGCGTGTGCCTGGGTCACCAGGGCATCGCCGCCGGGTCGGGCGCGCGGATCGTCCGGGCGCCCGCGGCCCGGCACGGCCACCTCACCGCCGTACGCCACGACGGGCGTGAACTCTTCCACGGCATCCCACAGGACTTCACCGCCGTGCGCTACCACTCGCTGTGCGTGCGGGAGCCGTTGCCGCCGGAGCTGGAGGCGACCGCGTGGGCCGAGGACGGCGTGCTGATGGGCCTGCGGCACCGGACGCGCCCGCTGTGGGGTGTGCAGTTCCACCCCGAGTCCGTCGCCACGGAGTTCGGCTTCGAACTGCTCGGCAACTTCCGTGATCTGACCGAGCGGTTCCACCACGAGCGCGGCTCCACGCAGCGTTCCACGCGCGGTGCCACGCTCCGGCGGACGCCGGTCCGCTCCGGCTCCCACCTGGCACCCGTGGAGACCGCCACCCGGCCCGCGCCCCGGCCCGTCGAGCCCCGCCCCTACCGCCTGCACTCCAGGATCATGGAGTCGGCGGTGGAGACCGAGGCCGCCTTCACCCGGCTCTTCGCCGACTCCACGCACGCCTTCTGGCTCGACAGCTCCCTGATCGACCCGCGGCTGTCCCGCTTCTCGTTCCTCGGCGACGCCTCCGGCCCGCTCTCCGAGATCGTCCGCTACCGCGTCGGCGACGGGGCCGTCGAGGTCACGGCGGCCGGCGGGCAGCCCCAACGCGTCGAGGGCACCGTCTTCGACTACCTCCAGACGGCGCTGCGCGCCCGTCGCGTCGAGAACCCCGCCCTGCCCGTCGACTTCTCCTGCGGCTATGTCGGCTACTTCGGCTACGAGCTGAAGGCCGACTGCGGCGCCACCGCCAAGCACACCTCGCCCACCCCGGACGCGTACTGGATCTTCGCCGACCGGCTGATCGCGGTCGACCACCAGCAGGGCGCCACCTATCTGCTGGCCCTCAGCGACGGCAGCCCGCGCTCCGACCGCGACGCCACGGTCTGGCTGGAGAGGACCGCCGCCGTGCTCGCCGCCCTGCCTCGCCCCCGCCCGACCCCCGTGCCCGACCAACAGGCCGTCGACAACGCCCTGTTGGAACCGGCGCTGGTGCGCGACCGCGCCCAGTACCTCGCCGACATAGCCACCTGCAAACAGGAGTTGCTCGCCGGGGAGAGCTACGAGATCTGTCTGACCAACGCAGTCCAGGCCCCCCGTCCCGCCGACGGGCTGCGCTACTACCGCTCCCTCAGGCGCTCCAACCCGGCCCCGTACGCCGCGTATCTGCGTCTCGGCGACATGGAGATCGCCTGCTCCTCCCCGGAACGGTTCCTGCGCATCACCCGTGACGGCATGGTCGAGACCAAACCCATCAAGGGCACCGCCCGGCGCGGCGCGGACGAGGCGGAGGACGCGAGGCTCCGCCGGGAGCTGACGACGAGTGCCAAGGTCCGGGCCGAGAACCTGATGATCGTCGACCTGCTCCGCAACGACCTCGGCCGGGTGTGCGAGGTCGGCAGCGTCACCGTTCCCCGGCTGATGCGCACCGAGACCTACGCCACCGTGCACCAGCTGGTGTCCACCATCCGCGGCCGGCTCCGCGCCGACGCGGACGCCCTGGACTGCGTCCGCGCCTGCTTCCCTGGCGGTTCGATGACGGGCGCGCCCAAACTGCGGACCCTGGACATCATCGACTCCCTGGAGACCCAGGCACGCGGCGTCTACTCCGGCGCCATCGGCTTCCTGTCCTGCAACGGCACGGCCGATCTGAACATCGTCATCCGGACCGCCGTACTGACCGAGGAGGGCCTGCACGCCGGCGCCGGAGGCGCCATCGTGCTCGACTCCGATCTGGTCGAGGAGTACGAGGAGATGCTGCTGAAAGCGGCCACATCGCTGCGGGTGCTGCTCGCGGGCACGTCCGGTCAGGACGCCGCGCCCACGGCCGACCGTGTGGCACCGGCACGGGCCGCGGAGGGCGGGCTCCGATGA
- the pdxR gene encoding MocR-like pyridoxine biosynthesis transcription factor PdxR — MIQEVAQAVPRESTALPLGGFTLDRNLPEPLYQQLYERLKDSICSGQLRPGVRLPATRTLAQELQVSRNTVLVAYERLVTERFATGQVGSGTHVAVHRGEEGQGDGGSSAVTRLPTPPEASGRTSQLSGTARLMLQATRTFDGRQPASPAAAQPFVLGVPALDLFPGKLWSRVVSRRAARLPNSLLHAQDPVGYWPLRKEVATYLGLTRGVSCTAEQVVITSSTRTITHLMARVLLEPGEQVLVENPGFPGARAALVAAGVVPCPVDVDHEGLCVSSGESRYPWARMALVTPNHQFPTGCRMTEFRRGELLDWAVRSDGWVIEDDYDGEFTSGSPLPPLQRMDTANRVIYLGTLNKALFPALRLAYAVVPPDLVDIVAAAQHSAYGAPPVLEQAAVHDFMAEHHFARHIRRMRQAYGERREACVQALRDQFGNMVRVMSAAGTHLVAGFPPGTDERLLARLSCRSGATVYPLSSYHSTGRTPVPALVLGFGATPPEQAVLGVRRIAAAFERSIPAEGRGCGLDG, encoded by the coding sequence ATGATCCAGGAGGTGGCACAGGCCGTGCCGCGAGAGTCCACAGCGCTGCCGCTAGGCGGATTCACTCTTGACCGCAACCTGCCCGAGCCGCTCTACCAACAGCTCTACGAACGGCTCAAGGACTCGATCTGCAGCGGACAACTCCGCCCCGGTGTACGGCTGCCAGCCACCCGGACGCTCGCGCAGGAACTCCAGGTTTCCAGGAACACCGTGCTGGTCGCCTACGAACGGCTCGTGACGGAACGGTTCGCCACCGGGCAGGTGGGGTCGGGAACCCATGTGGCCGTCCACCGGGGCGAGGAGGGACAGGGGGACGGGGGATCTTCGGCCGTCACGCGGCTGCCGACGCCGCCCGAGGCGTCGGGCCGGACGTCCCAGCTCTCCGGCACCGCACGGCTGATGCTCCAGGCCACGCGTACGTTCGACGGTCGGCAGCCGGCCTCACCGGCCGCCGCCCAACCCTTCGTCCTCGGCGTACCGGCGCTGGATCTTTTCCCCGGCAAGCTCTGGTCCCGTGTCGTCTCACGCCGTGCCGCCCGGCTGCCGAATTCGCTGCTGCACGCCCAGGACCCGGTCGGCTACTGGCCCTTGCGCAAGGAGGTGGCCACCTATCTGGGCCTGACGCGGGGGGTGTCGTGCACGGCGGAGCAGGTGGTGATCACGAGCAGCACGCGGACCATCACCCATCTGATGGCCCGGGTCCTGCTGGAGCCCGGCGAGCAGGTGCTGGTCGAGAACCCGGGGTTCCCCGGCGCCCGTGCCGCGCTGGTGGCCGCCGGTGTCGTCCCCTGCCCGGTGGACGTGGACCACGAGGGGCTGTGCGTCTCTTCGGGCGAGAGCCGCTACCCGTGGGCGCGGATGGCTCTGGTGACCCCCAACCACCAGTTCCCGACGGGCTGCCGTATGACGGAGTTCCGGCGCGGTGAGCTGCTCGACTGGGCGGTGCGGTCGGACGGCTGGGTGATCGAGGACGACTACGACGGGGAGTTCACCTCGGGCAGTCCGCTCCCGCCGCTCCAGCGGATGGACACCGCGAACCGGGTCATCTATCTGGGCACCCTCAACAAGGCGCTGTTCCCCGCGCTGCGGCTCGCCTACGCCGTGGTCCCGCCGGATCTCGTCGACATCGTCGCCGCCGCCCAGCACTCGGCGTACGGGGCGCCGCCGGTGCTCGAACAGGCGGCCGTGCACGACTTCATGGCGGAGCATCACTTCGCCCGGCACATCCGCCGAATGCGCCAGGCCTACGGGGAGCGGCGGGAGGCCTGTGTGCAGGCCCTGCGGGACCAGTTCGGCAACATGGTGCGGGTGATGTCGGCCGCGGGCACGCATCTGGTCGCCGGGTTCCCGCCGGGTACGGACGAGCGCCTGCTGGCCCGGCTCAGCTGCCGATCCGGGGCCACCGTGTACCCGCTCTCCTCCTACCACTCCACCGGGAGGACCCCCGTTCCGGCGCTTGTCCTGGGCTTCGGTGCCACCCCTCCCGAACAGGCGGTCCTCGGTGTGCGCCGGATCGCCGCCGCGTTCGAGCGGTCCATCCCCGCGGAGGGGCGGGGGTGCGGCCTCGACGGGTAG